GTCAGCGCGTTTCACACACAGGGGATAAACGTGTTTCTTTCTGCTTCACTGTTTAGAGCACGCCGAGGCAGATACGTTCTTCTGTTTCACCAACCTGATGTCGGAGAACAGAGACAACTTCATCAAGAGCCTGGATGACTCTCAGTGTGGCATCACCTACAAGATGGAGAGTGTGTACTCCATGCTCAAAGACAAAGACCTGGAGCTCTATCTCAAGCTGGTAAGATCAAAGGCCCATTCTCTGTTCCTTTTTCCAGAGCTACTGTACATGAATGTTCCTCTGAACGTCAGCAAATGTTGGAGCTGCTTATTCAAACTCTTCTCTTGGTTCTGTTCTGTATCTGTGCCA
This genomic interval from Larimichthys crocea isolate SSNF unplaced genomic scaffold, L_crocea_2.0 scaffold56431, whole genome shotgun sequence contains the following:
- the LOC113745260 gene encoding TBC1 domain family member 13-like, encoding MNEIVGPIYYTFATDPNSEWKEHAEADTFFCFTNLMSENRDNFIKSLDDSQCGITYKMESVYSMLKDKDLELYLKLVRSKAHSLFLFPELLYMNVPLNVSKCWSCLFKLFSWFCSVSVPDQCCQNSSHF